Proteins encoded together in one Bactrocera neohumeralis isolate Rockhampton unplaced genomic scaffold, APGP_CSIRO_Bneo_wtdbg2-racon-allhic-juicebox.fasta_v2 ctg4101, whole genome shotgun sequence window:
- the LOC126767115 gene encoding cyclin-dependent kinase 2 homolog: MLKKRSSQAPRVQGLGPRRDVTVEGGKGTSGEKEEDKFAGDDYYLKVADFGLSRVEGIPVKKYVHEAVTLWYRSPDVLLGNTNYSYSVDAWSLGCIIVEIMSGAAPFRGKDESDQLKRILSRLGGPTRSDPPGMMAYPHSETYEAVLESMVLYHEKEKENGTFTAKEAQELKHLLERVPLGAPPPSSTQATPRPGRCQQSATSPAAGEQAEGWTFWARRPTWWRDCSLWTRKKRLSVLEAVQHPFMRLPRRKNSTKSTRLPATGPVRDVRRPASRRGWQRRAYGAPPPAGQSGPREVAGAHRRHQQSLYPTNGTTAAGERRR; this comes from the coding sequence ATGCTAAAAAAGCGAAGTTCGCAGGCGCCGCGGGTACAGGGGTTAGGCCCCCGCCGCGACGTGACGGTCGAGGGCGGGAAAGGCACCAGCGGGGAAAAGGAAGAAGACAAGTTCGCCGGCGATGACTACTACCTGAAAGTAGCGGACTTTGGTCTGTCACGGGTCGAGGGGATCCCGGTGAAAAAGTACGTGCACGAGGCCGTCACGTTGTGGTATCGCAGCCCCGACGTCCTCCTGGGCAACACAAACTATTCCTATTCGGTGGACGCCTGGTCACTGGGCTGCATCATTGTCGAGATTATGTCAGGGGCCGCCCCGTTTCGAGGGAAGGACGAGAGCGATCAGCTAAAGCGCATCCTCTCCCGCTTAGGCGGCCCAACGCGCAGTGACCCGCCCGGGATGATGGCGTACCCCCACAGCGAAACCTACGAGGCCGTCCTCGAATCCATGGTGCTCTATCAcgagaaggagaaggagaatGGCACCTTCACGGCGAAGGAGGCGCAGGAGCTGAAGCACTTGCTGGAGCGGGTCCCGCTGGGTGCTCCGCCGCCGTCCTCGACACAGGCGACGCCTCGACCAGGTCGCTGCCAACAAAGCGCGACTTCGCCAGCTGCTGGAGAACAGGCGGAGGGATGGACGTTCTGGGCGAGGAGGCCGACATGGTGGCGCGACTGCTCATTGTGGACCCGGAAGAAGCGCCTCAGCGTCCTCGAGGCGGTGCAGCACCCCTTCATGCGCCTGCCTCGCCGGAAGAATTCGACGAAGAGCACGAGGTTGCCGGCGACGGGACCTGTCAGAGACGTACGCCGTCCCGCTAGCCGGCGAGGATGGCAGCGGCGCGCGTACGGCGCCCCGCCCCCGGCGGGCCAGTCTGGTCCACGGGAGGTTGCGGGTGCACACCGGCGGCATCAGCAGAGCCTTTATCCAACCAACGGAACAACGGCGGCCGGGGAGAGAAGACGCTGA